Proteins co-encoded in one Halococcoides cellulosivorans genomic window:
- a CDS encoding 5,10-methylenetetrahydromethanopterin reductase, whose protein sequence is MIAIEITPDRPIEDCIALATAAEDAGLDAALVSHHYNNRDQWIALSAMATATEAIDLGPGVANPYETHPVTLAGRMATLDEHAGGRGVFGVGAGDRSTLANLGIDRDRPLRRVLETMQVARDLWAGERVTHDGTFVADDAGLNFESGSIPVYVGAQGPHMTRMAGKYADGILYNGAHPRNLAWAAERVAEGRSERDEDRDPPLLAAYASVSIDDDADRARDAAREPVAFITAGAPDPVLDRHGIDTDRAGEIGAAIQQGAFGTAFEAVTPAMVDAFAIAGTPATVEDRLAAFPDAVDGLVAASPLGPDPERAISLLADAVARSGAI, encoded by the coding sequence ATGATCGCCATCGAGATCACACCGGACCGACCGATCGAGGACTGTATCGCACTCGCGACGGCCGCCGAAGACGCAGGTCTCGACGCTGCGCTCGTGAGCCACCACTACAACAATCGCGATCAGTGGATCGCCCTCTCCGCGATGGCGACCGCGACCGAGGCCATCGATCTTGGGCCGGGCGTCGCGAACCCCTACGAGACCCATCCCGTCACGCTCGCCGGGCGAATGGCGACTCTGGACGAACACGCGGGCGGGCGGGGCGTCTTCGGTGTCGGCGCGGGTGATCGCAGCACGCTCGCGAACCTCGGGATCGATCGCGATCGACCGCTCAGGCGCGTCCTGGAGACCATGCAGGTCGCACGCGACCTCTGGGCGGGCGAACGCGTCACGCACGACGGCACCTTCGTGGCCGACGACGCCGGCCTGAACTTCGAATCGGGATCGATCCCGGTGTACGTCGGCGCTCAGGGCCCGCACATGACGCGTATGGCCGGGAAATACGCCGACGGGATCCTCTACAACGGGGCACACCCGCGCAATCTGGCGTGGGCGGCCGAACGGGTTGCAGAGGGTCGATCCGAGCGCGACGAGGACCGCGATCCGCCGCTCCTCGCGGCGTACGCGAGCGTGTCGATCGACGACGACGCCGACCGCGCCCGAGACGCCGCTCGCGAACCCGTCGCGTTCATCACAGCGGGTGCGCCCGACCCCGTCCTCGATCGCCACGGCATCGACACCGACCGGGCGGGTGAGATCGGCGCGGCGATCCAGCAGGGGGCGTTCGGGACCGCTTTCGAGGCGGTCACGCCAGCGATGGTCGACGCGTTCGCCATCGCGGGGACGCCTGCGACCGTCGAGGACCGACTCGCGGCGTTTCCCGACGCGGTCGACGGCCTCGTCGCCGCCTCGCCGCTGGGGCCCGACCCCGAGCGCGCGATCAGTCTCCTCGCGGATGCCGTCGCCCGATCCGGGGCGATCTGA
- a CDS encoding coenzyme F420-0:L-glutamate ligase has protein sequence MQIRAVDGIPEIRPGDDLAAAIGREADLDADVLCVASTVVAKATGRYADLADYEPSDRARSIADRIDRADPRFIEAVIQESEEIVLEDPFVLAVTPFGHVGVNAGIDRSNAPGGDILLLPEAPGEHAAALRDSLAAEGFEGGVIVTDTSGRPFRAGQRGVALGWAGLPACRDYRGEHDREGHELEATVEAVVDELSAAANLVMGEADAGRPAATIHGFEFGDHDESDRLFRDRETDFVRQALATFDVDSQR, from the coding sequence ATGCAGATCCGCGCGGTCGACGGGATCCCCGAGATCCGCCCCGGCGACGATCTGGCGGCGGCGATCGGTCGCGAGGCCGATCTGGACGCCGACGTGCTCTGCGTGGCGTCGACGGTCGTCGCGAAGGCCACCGGTCGGTACGCCGATCTGGCGGATTACGAGCCCAGCGACCGGGCGCGATCGATCGCCGACCGGATCGACCGGGCCGATCCACGTTTCATCGAGGCCGTGATCCAGGAGAGCGAGGAAATCGTCCTCGAAGATCCGTTCGTCCTCGCGGTCACGCCCTTTGGCCACGTCGGCGTCAACGCCGGGATCGACCGCTCGAACGCCCCCGGTGGCGACATCCTCCTGTTGCCCGAGGCGCCGGGCGAGCACGCCGCCGCCCTCCGCGATTCGCTGGCCGCGGAGGGTTTCGAGGGAGGGGTGATCGTCACCGACACGTCGGGGCGGCCGTTCCGTGCGGGCCAGCGCGGCGTCGCCCTCGGCTGGGCGGGCCTCCCGGCCTGTCGAGACTATCGGGGCGAACACGACCGCGAAGGTCACGAACTCGAAGCCACGGTCGAGGCCGTCGTCGACGAGTTGAGCGCGGCGGCGAATCTCGTCATGGGCGAAGCCGACGCGGGCCGGCCCGCCGCGACGATCCACGGCTTCGAGTTCGGTGACCACGACGAGAGCGACCGACTGTTTCGCGACCGCGAGACCGATTTCGTCCGCCAGGCGCTCGCGACGTTCGACGTCGACTCACAGCGGTAA
- a CDS encoding inositol monophosphatase family protein: protein MNDLARVADAAVGAASPYLADRFGDDLDADYSAGDVTTDADREAERLILDIVRERRPDDPISAEESGEHPGSGSIRWVVDPLDGTNNFTVGLPTFGSAVTAVEDGQPRATAVDLPIVGDRYVATPDGCRLDGHRVAVAESDHLPVEQSTVGVVIGSPVIEAIDGPGELDETFRAVVSETRGTAKRVIESWAPVVHYSQCAQGRLDAIVAIRPDERERVAGELVTQAAGCPEREIGPVTVTATHDALADRLERVVTDAIDG, encoded by the coding sequence ATGAACGATCTCGCCAGGGTGGCCGACGCCGCGGTGGGCGCGGCCAGCCCCTATCTTGCCGATCGATTCGGAGACGATCTCGACGCCGACTATTCGGCGGGTGACGTGACGACCGACGCCGACCGCGAGGCCGAACGCCTCATTCTCGACATCGTCCGCGAGCGCCGGCCCGACGACCCGATCAGCGCCGAGGAATCGGGCGAGCACCCCGGATCGGGGTCGATCCGGTGGGTCGTCGACCCACTCGACGGGACGAACAACTTCACGGTCGGCCTGCCGACGTTCGGATCGGCGGTCACTGCCGTCGAGGACGGACAGCCACGCGCGACGGCGGTCGACCTGCCGATCGTCGGTGATCGCTACGTCGCGACGCCCGACGGGTGCCGACTCGACGGGCACCGCGTCGCCGTCGCGGAGAGCGATCACCTCCCGGTCGAACAGAGCACCGTCGGCGTCGTGATCGGATCGCCCGTGATCGAAGCGATCGATGGCCCGGGCGAGTTGGACGAGACCTTCCGTGCGGTCGTCAGTGAGACGCGCGGGACGGCCAAGCGCGTGATCGAAAGCTGGGCGCCCGTCGTCCACTACTCGCAGTGTGCTCAGGGGCGACTCGACGCCATCGTCGCCATTCGGCCCGACGAGCGCGAACGCGTCGCCGGCGAGTTGGTGACCCAGGCGGCCGGGTGCCCCGAACGCGAAATCGGGCCGGTGACCGTCACGGCGACCCACGACGCGCTGGCCGACCGCCTGGAGCGAGTCGTGACCGACGCGATCGACGGATAG
- a CDS encoding DUF7111 family protein, giving the protein MGHSDDIEADYVETDTERQLRYSRGGQRVTVAQNTEGYAMLAVRAGGEERERYYGFDMALDHAAELLGVEPRELPIPDAAADMGM; this is encoded by the coding sequence ATGGGGCATTCAGACGACATCGAGGCCGACTACGTGGAGACGGACACCGAGCGCCAACTCCGCTATTCGCGGGGTGGACAGCGCGTCACGGTCGCACAGAACACCGAGGGGTACGCCATGCTCGCCGTTCGGGCCGGTGGTGAGGAACGCGAGCGGTACTACGGGTTCGACATGGCACTCGATCACGCTGCCGAACTGCTCGGCGTCGAGCCACGCGAGCTCCCGATCCCCGACGCCGCCGCCGACATGGGGATGTAA
- a CDS encoding phytoene desaturase family protein, with translation MTEHPMSGVDLTDTSVTIVGAGIGGLSTAAYCADAGADVTVLERHDQVGGVARTIEADGFQFDAGPSWYLMPEVFERFFGQFDRSPDDYYELEELDPQYRVFWTDGDRVTVPPDRDAVREIFESYEDGAGAAFDRYIERAGEAYHLGMDRFVYVDRSRLRDFLDLDVLRSARALGLVRSMDGHVARYFDVPKLQQLLQYTLVFLGGAPHNTPALYSMLAYADFEGHVHYPDGGMIAVVDGIATLARERGATIETGTPVTSIEPTDDGLRVETAERTHETDRVVANAPRPHVERDLLAPRYRDKDPEFWDSRTYGPSAYMLYLGVEGSVDPLAHHTLVLPTDWDPHFEAIFDDPGWPDDPAFYLSVPSQTDPNVAPDGHHALVALVPIAPDLADGRDVRDRMRETILDRIESEAGVDLRDRIVLEREVCVSEFADQYSLPQGTALGLAHTLRQSGPLRPGHRSAACPGLYYAGSFVRPGIGVPMTVISGEHAARAVAMDVT, from the coding sequence ATGACCGAACATCCGATGTCGGGGGTCGATCTGACCGACACCAGCGTGACGATCGTGGGGGCGGGGATCGGGGGCCTCTCCACGGCGGCGTACTGCGCCGACGCGGGCGCGGACGTGACGGTTCTCGAACGGCACGACCAGGTCGGTGGTGTCGCCCGGACGATCGAGGCCGATGGCTTCCAGTTCGACGCCGGGCCCTCCTGGTATCTCATGCCCGAGGTGTTCGAGCGGTTTTTCGGCCAGTTCGATCGCTCGCCCGACGACTACTACGAGTTGGAGGAACTCGATCCGCAGTACAGGGTGTTCTGGACCGACGGCGATCGCGTAACCGTTCCGCCCGATCGGGATGCCGTCCGGGAGATCTTCGAGTCCTACGAGGACGGGGCTGGCGCGGCGTTCGATCGGTACATCGAGCGGGCGGGCGAGGCCTACCACCTCGGGATGGATCGGTTCGTCTACGTCGATCGGTCCCGACTGCGCGATTTCCTCGATCTGGACGTGCTCCGATCGGCGCGAGCGCTCGGCCTCGTTCGATCGATGGACGGTCACGTCGCCCGATACTTCGACGTGCCAAAGCTCCAGCAGCTCCTCCAGTACACGCTCGTCTTTCTGGGGGGCGCGCCCCACAACACGCCGGCGCTGTACTCGATGCTCGCCTACGCCGATTTCGAGGGGCACGTCCACTACCCCGACGGCGGGATGATCGCGGTCGTCGACGGCATCGCCACGCTCGCCCGCGAGCGCGGCGCGACCATCGAGACCGGGACGCCGGTCACCTCGATCGAACCGACCGACGACGGACTGCGCGTCGAGACGGCCGAGCGAACCCACGAAACCGATCGCGTCGTCGCGAACGCACCCCGGCCTCACGTCGAACGCGACCTGCTGGCACCCCGGTACCGCGACAAGGACCCAGAATTCTGGGACTCGCGCACCTACGGGCCCTCGGCCTATATGCTGTATCTCGGTGTCGAAGGCTCGGTCGATCCGCTGGCTCACCACACGCTCGTCCTCCCGACCGACTGGGATCCACATTTCGAGGCCATCTTCGACGATCCGGGCTGGCCCGACGACCCGGCCTTCTATCTGAGCGTGCCCTCACAGACCGATCCGAACGTCGCGCCGGATGGCCACCACGCGCTGGTCGCACTCGTCCCGATCGCACCCGATCTGGCGGACGGGCGAGACGTTCGCGATCGGATGCGTGAGACCATCCTCGATCGCATCGAGAGCGAGGCTGGTGTCGACCTTCGCGATCGGATCGTCCTCGAACGCGAGGTGTGCGTCTCGGAGTTCGCTGATCAGTACTCGTTGCCCCAGGGCACGGCGCTGGGACTGGCCCACACGCTCCGCCAGAGCGGTCCGCTCCGGCCCGGGCATCGCTCGGCGGCCTGTCCGGGGCTGTACTACGCAGGATCGTTCGTCCGCCCGGGGATCGGCGTCCCGATGACGGTGATCAGCGGCGAACACGCCGCTCGGGCGGTTGCGATGGACGTCACCTGA
- a CDS encoding sialate O-acetylesterase, with product MSAGAAATLGLAGAGTASGATEAPPAVDPENVHIYLLFGQSNMEGQGTVEPEDEQTREDVRVLQDKTCPDLNRAYGTWYLAEPPLNRCWAGIGPGDYFGKKMAKETPDDVVIGLVPAAVSGCDIALFEKGAPIGTGEYSVPRDFPGGYQWLLDLAQQAQKVGTIKGILLHQGETNTGDPEWKYAVEGIYEDLRADLDIGKVPFLAGEMLYADQGGACAAHNEEVAKIPDVIDNGHVVSAEGLGGQDQYHFDAAGYRELGKRYADVMLDALDVSPTPETSRPLDATDPDGDGLYEDINGNRQLDFPDVNLLFQNTDDTNDAKFDFDGDGDVDMQDVLALFEMV from the coding sequence TTGAGCGCTGGGGCGGCCGCGACACTCGGACTCGCGGGGGCCGGGACCGCGTCCGGGGCGACGGAAGCGCCGCCCGCGGTCGATCCGGAGAACGTCCACATCTATCTCCTCTTCGGCCAATCCAACATGGAGGGCCAGGGGACGGTCGAGCCAGAAGACGAACAGACCCGCGAGGACGTGCGCGTCCTCCAGGACAAGACCTGTCCCGACCTGAATCGAGCGTACGGCACCTGGTACCTGGCCGAACCACCCTTGAACCGCTGCTGGGCGGGGATCGGGCCGGGCGACTACTTCGGAAAGAAGATGGCCAAAGAGACGCCCGACGACGTGGTGATCGGCCTGGTCCCCGCCGCCGTCAGCGGGTGTGACATCGCGCTGTTCGAGAAGGGCGCGCCGATCGGAACGGGAGAGTACTCGGTGCCTCGCGATTTCCCGGGCGGGTACCAATGGCTGCTCGACCTGGCCCAGCAAGCCCAGAAAGTCGGCACGATCAAGGGGATCTTGCTCCACCAGGGCGAAACCAACACCGGCGACCCCGAGTGGAAATACGCCGTCGAGGGCATCTACGAGGACCTCCGTGCGGATCTCGACATCGGAAAGGTCCCCTTCCTCGCGGGCGAGATGCTGTACGCCGACCAGGGCGGAGCGTGTGCCGCACACAACGAGGAGGTCGCCAAGATTCCCGACGTGATCGACAACGGGCACGTGGTCTCTGCGGAGGGCCTGGGCGGTCAGGACCAGTATCACTTCGACGCCGCGGGGTATCGCGAACTGGGCAAGCGATACGCCGACGTCATGCTCGATGCTCTCGACGTGAGTCCGACGCCCGAGACGTCGAGGCCCCTCGACGCGACCGATCCCGACGGCGACGGCCTCTACGAGGACATCAACGGGAACCGCCAGCTCGACTTCCCGGACGTGAACCTCCTGTTCCAGAACACCGACGACACGAACGACGCGAAGTTCGACTTCGACGGCGACGGCGACGTCGATATGCAAGACGTCCTCGCGCTGTTCGAGATGGTCTGA
- a CDS encoding DUF357 domain-containing protein, with protein MADLEPKTDQYERMLAEAIDLANVASVDGLDGDPGAECLEMAQAYLDDGRHFRATDDPVNALAAYSYAYGWLDAGARIGVLDVPRDDERFTVA; from the coding sequence ATGGCGGACCTGGAACCCAAGACCGATCAGTACGAGCGGATGCTTGCCGAGGCGATCGATCTGGCGAACGTCGCTTCGGTCGACGGTCTCGATGGCGATCCGGGCGCGGAGTGTCTGGAGATGGCCCAGGCCTATCTCGACGACGGACGACACTTTCGGGCCACCGACGACCCGGTGAACGCGCTCGCGGCGTACTCGTACGCGTACGGCTGGCTCGACGCCGGCGCACGCATCGGCGTGCTGGACGTGCCACGCGACGACGAGCGGTTCACCGTCGCATAG
- a CDS encoding sialate O-acetylesterase: MSEENFHIYLLFGQSNMEGVGPIEPQDRETRDDVRVLQDKTCSNLDREYGTWYVAEPPLNRCWGKLGPGDYFGKRMAQETPDDVVIGLVPAAVGGCDIALFEKGAPIGTGEYSVPRDFPGGYQWLLDLAQQAQEVGTIKGILLHQGETNTGDPEWKDQVQGIYEDLRADLDIGTVPLLAGELLYESQGGCCGLHNDEINTLPNLIDNAHVVSAEGLEGQDVAHFTSEAYREFGRRYADVMLDQLDVSPPPEPTPETPTYPSGATDPDGDGLYEDLSGNDRVDFPDVNTLFQNTDGQAVQDNANFYDFTGEGTVDMQDVLALFEMV; encoded by the coding sequence GTGAGCGAGGAGAATTTCCACATCTATCTCCTCTTCGGCCAGTCCAACATGGAAGGGGTCGGTCCGATAGAGCCACAGGACCGCGAGACTCGCGACGACGTGCGCGTGCTCCAGGACAAGACCTGTTCGAACCTCGATCGGGAGTACGGCACCTGGTACGTCGCCGAACCACCCCTGAATCGGTGCTGGGGGAAACTCGGACCGGGCGACTACTTCGGGAAACGGATGGCCCAGGAGACGCCCGACGACGTCGTGATCGGACTCGTCCCTGCCGCAGTCGGCGGCTGTGACATCGCGCTGTTCGAGAAAGGCGCGCCGATCGGAACGGGAGAGTACTCGGTGCCTCGCGATTTCCCGGGCGGGTACCAATGGCTGCTCGACCTGGCCCAGCAAGCCCAGGAAGTCGGCACGATCAAGGGAATCTTGCTCCACCAGGGCGAAACCAACACCGGCGACCCCGAGTGGAAAGATCAGGTCCAGGGCATCTACGAGGACCTCCGTGCGGATCTCGACATCGGGACGGTCCCCTTGCTCGCCGGCGAACTGCTGTACGAGTCACAGGGCGGGTGCTGTGGCCTCCACAACGATGAGATCAACACACTGCCCAATCTCATCGACAACGCGCACGTCGTCTCCGCCGAGGGCCTCGAAGGCCAGGACGTCGCGCACTTTACGAGCGAAGCGTACCGCGAATTCGGACGGCGGTACGCCGACGTCATGCTCGACCAGCTCGACGTGAGTCCGCCACCCGAGCCGACCCCCGAGACGCCGACGTACCCGTCGGGAGCGACCGATCCCGACGGCGACGGCCTGTACGAGGACCTCTCGGGGAACGACCGCGTCGACTTCCCCGACGTCAATACGTTGTTCCAGAATACGGACGGTCAGGCGGTCCAGGACAACGCGAACTTCTACGATTTCACCGGTGAGGGAACTGTCGACATGCAGGACGTGCTCGCGCTGTTCGAGATGGTCTGA
- the amrA gene encoding AmmeMemoRadiSam system protein A, giving the protein MAVIPDYEVLGSTEGIALVQHARASIAAALNDDPTPDPPDNDGLRVDRGAFVTIRKDGEMRGCIGRPTPRRPLAVTVGEVAVAAATDDPRYPAMEADELDDALITVSVLTHPEAIDADELSGYLDAIEVGRDGLIVEQGSHRGLLLPQVAVDNDWTAQKFLVETCRKAQLTGTAYVEPETTVKRFSAQKFTEKWPSGEITQRNYIE; this is encoded by the coding sequence ATGGCTGTGATTCCCGATTACGAGGTGCTCGGGTCGACGGAGGGCATCGCACTCGTCCAGCACGCTCGGGCGTCGATCGCCGCGGCGTTGAACGACGACCCCACCCCCGACCCACCCGACAACGACGGGCTTCGCGTCGATCGTGGCGCGTTCGTCACGATCAGAAAAGACGGCGAGATGCGCGGCTGTATCGGCCGGCCGACGCCGCGTCGCCCGCTCGCAGTGACCGTCGGTGAGGTCGCCGTCGCGGCGGCGACCGACGACCCCAGATACCCCGCGATGGAGGCCGACGAACTCGACGACGCGCTCATCACGGTCAGTGTCCTGACGCATCCGGAAGCGATCGACGCCGACGAACTGAGCGGGTATCTCGATGCCATCGAGGTGGGCCGGGACGGCCTGATCGTCGAGCAGGGCTCACACCGGGGATTGTTGCTCCCGCAGGTCGCCGTCGACAACGACTGGACCGCCCAGAAGTTCCTCGTCGAGACCTGTCGAAAGGCTCAGCTGACGGGGACTGCGTACGTCGAACCGGAGACGACCGTGAAGCGCTTTTCCGCCCAGAAGTTCACCGAAAAGTGGCCAAGCGGCGAGATCACTCAGCGGAACTACATCGAGTGA
- a CDS encoding class I SAM-dependent methyltransferase, with protein MHDDAAERLAAPGQFRYCSAEELHSWLDPRPDWTVADLGSGPGLYTDTIAQSVGRVLAIDRSAAMHAAHRERDPPATVHSVRADHGTLPVADGSLDAAVSLRTFHHGVRDALPGIVAALRPGGRLVVLDWSTSAPDFEAGPPEHERYDVAGIARAMIDAGCRIVRTEQRRETDLVIGERRV; from the coding sequence ATGCACGACGACGCCGCCGAGCGACTCGCAGCGCCCGGGCAGTTTCGGTACTGTTCGGCCGAAGAACTGCATTCGTGGCTCGATCCCCGGCCGGACTGGACGGTCGCGGACCTGGGCAGCGGACCGGGGCTGTACACCGATACGATCGCCCAGAGCGTGGGTCGCGTGCTGGCGATCGATCGCTCCGCAGCGATGCACGCTGCCCATCGAGAGCGCGACCCACCGGCGACCGTCCACTCCGTGCGGGCCGATCACGGCACCCTCCCCGTCGCGGACGGATCGCTCGACGCCGCAGTGTCCCTGCGCACCTTCCATCACGGCGTTCGCGACGCGCTCCCTGGGATCGTCGCCGCGCTCCGGCCCGGCGGCCGACTCGTCGTGCTCGACTGGTCGACGTCCGCGCCCGACTTCGAGGCCGGGCCACCCGAACACGAACGCTACGACGTCGCCGGCATCGCCCGCGCGATGATCGACGCCGGCTGTCGGATCGTCCGGACCGAACAGCGCCGCGAGACCGATCTGGTGATCGGGGAGCGGCGAGTGTGA